The Heterodontus francisci isolate sHetFra1 chromosome 13, sHetFra1.hap1, whole genome shotgun sequence genome includes a region encoding these proteins:
- the LOC137376743 gene encoding prokineticin receptor 1-like — protein MSDHCSDFAEVYQPFPEPLVLLSQNLSCENWDYDISRSDRQDFTAGGTFRAARTVVGAALVSIMLVCGVGNFIFMVTLARYKQLRNLTNLLIANLAFSDFLVAIVCCPFELDYYVVKQLSWEHGHILCASVNYLRTASLLVSTNALLAIAIDRYLAIVHPLKPRIQYQTAYVLIGVVWLSSLLLAIPSAYFTAETVIPQTNAQHKIFCGQIWPAEQQVSYKSYFLFIFVLQFLGPSVSMGLCYAQISRELWFKSVPGFQTEQIRKRLRCRRKTVLVLMGILTVYILCWAPYYAFTIVRDFYPTLVLKQKHYITVFYMVECIAMSNSMINTMFFVTVKNNTMKYFKKMILLRWKSTYGGSSKSTQEQDLRTTGLPVSDEVDQMQLK, from the exons ATGAGCGACCATTGCAGCGACTTCGCCGAAGTTTACCAGCCATTTCCCGAGCCACTGGTGCTGTTGTCCCAGAACCTGAGTTGCGAGAACTGGGATTATGATATCTCACGGTCTGACCGGCAGGATTTCACTGCTGGTGGTACTTTCAGGGCGGCCAGGACAGTGGTCGGGGCGGCTTTGGTTTCTATCATGTTGGTCTGTGGTGTTGGCAATTTCATCTTCATGGTCACGTTAGCCCGTTACAAGCAGCTCCGAAACCTGACTAATCTCCTGATCGCCAATCTCGCCTTCTCGGATTTCCTGGTGGCTATCGTGTGTTGTCCCTTTGAACTGGATTACTATGTGGTCAAACAGCTATCCTGGGAGCATGGCCACATTCTCTGTGCTTCTGTGAACTATCTCCGCACCGCCTCCCTCCTTGTGTCCACAAATGCTCTCCTGGCCATTGCAATAGACCG CTATTTGGCTATCGTGCACCCACTCAAACCCCGAATTCAGTATCAGACCGCCTATGTGCTGATCGGGGTGGTGTGGCTCTCCTCTCTGCTCCTGGCCATCCCATCCGCCTACTTCACCGCTGAGACCGTCATTCCACAAACCAACGCTCAGCACAAGATCTTCTGCGGGCAGATCTGGCCGGCAGAACAGCAAGTGTCCTATAAATCTTATTTCCTCTTCATCTTCGTTCTGCAGTTCCTGGGCCCCTCGGTGAGTATGGGGCTGTGCTACGCGCAGATCTCCAGAGAGCTCTGGTTTAAGAGTGTGCCTGGTTTCCAGACTGAACAGATTAGGAAGAGGTTGAGGTGTCGGAGGAAGACTGTGTTGGTGCTCATGGGCATACTCACTGTTTACATACTCTGCTGGGCTCCTTATTATGCCTTCACAATAGTCCGCGATTTCTACCCCACGCTCGTTCTCAAACAGAAACACTACATTACAGTCTTCTACATGGTCGAGTGCATCGCCATGAGCAACAGCATGATTAATACCATGTTTTTTGTGACAGTCAAGAACAACACGATGAAATACTTTAAGAAGATGATTCTGCTGAGGTGGAAATCCACGTATGGCGGGAGCAGCAAATCAACCCAAGAACAAGATCTCAGAACAACCGGTTTGCCGGTGTCGGACGAAGTTGACCAAATGCAACTGAAATAG